A window of the Myripristis murdjan chromosome 15, fMyrMur1.1, whole genome shotgun sequence genome harbors these coding sequences:
- the LOC115373067 gene encoding barrier-to-autointegration factor-like, with translation MSTKKHQNFVSKPMEDKAVTDMPGIRGALGKRLQKQGFDKAYMLLGKFVAHKKNTEKFAKWLRETFGASAQQADICTRSLQEWCEIFLSTPTSCLDTTTSRPDTPTSCLDTPTSW, from the exons atGTCAACTAAGAAGCACCAGAACTTCGTGTCCAAGCCGATGGAAGACAAGGCGGTGACTGATATGCCGGGGATCAGAGGTGCTCTGGGCAAGAGGCTGCAGAAACAGGGCTTTGACAAG GCATACATGCTGCTCGGTAAGTTTGTGGCGCACAAGAAAAACACCGAGAAGTTTGCCAAGTGGCTGAGAGAAACCTTCGGCGCCAGCGCCCAGCAGGCCGACATCTGCACCCGGAGTCTGCAGGAGTGGTGCGAGATCTTCCTGAGCACGCCCACTTCCTGCCTGGACACGACCACTTCCCGCCCGGACACGCCCACTTCCTGCCTGGACACGCCCACTTCCTGgtga